The following DNA comes from Paenibacillus crassostreae.
AACAGGTTTCGTTGTGGCAGTGATTGGAGCAGTTGCTGTGGAAGTCGTGCGAAAATTCTATACAACATATAGTGAAGTTTCGATAGCCATCATTATGATTGGTGGGTTATCGTTGGCTGTTGTACTTATGAGTATGAACACAGGTGTTAGCAAGAGTTTCACATCCTACTTGTTCGGCTCAGTCGTTGCAGTATCACAAACCGAACTATGGTTGATGGTATTCGTAGCTTTGATCGGTGGGGTATTCTTTTATCTATTCAGGCGACCTCTATATCAAATGACATTTGATGAAGAAACCGCCAAGTCAGCAGGGTTACCCGTTCAATGGTTATCCTTAGGATTCAGTATTATGACAGGAATGATCGTTGCAGCAGCTATGCCCATAGTCGGTGTTCTCTTGGTGTCTTCTTTAATTGTTCTTCCTGCAGCTCTAGCGATTCGCATTGCACGCAGTTTTAATACTGCACTCATCATCTCGATGGTGATTGGATTGATTGGTGTTTTTTCTGGCCTAACTGCTTCTTATGAACTGGGTACACCACCTGGTGGAACGATCGCGTTGTTGTTATTCATGATACTTATTATAGGAATTATGGTGAAGAAAATCGTTAGAAAGATACATTAATTATAAAGGGGAAATGAAAATGAAATCATATTATAAAATATCACTCGTATTCGTAGCATTAGCAGCAATTCTTGTCACAGGATGTGGAAAAAACAATGTGGTCTCAACCAATGCATCGAATAATGCTTCAACGTCTGAGGGTACAGTTCAATCTGAGCAGAAATTGAAGGTCGTGACATCCTTTTATCCGATGTATGAATTTAGTAAACAGGTAGCAGGGGATCATGCAGAAGTGGTTGTTCTTGTTCCAACAGGAACAGAACCCCATGACTGGGAACCAAGTGCGAAAGATATGGCACTCGTATCGGATGCAGATATTTTTGTATATAACGGGATTGTTGAGGAATGGGCAGATAAGGCACTAGAGAGTGCTTCTAATGATAAACGTATTGTGGTTGAAGCAAGCCATGGTATTGATCTGATGGAAGGCGAAGCTCATGACCACGGAGATGGTGAAGAAGCACATGAACATGAGGAAGGAGAAGTCCATGCGGATGAGGAAGCCCATGATCATGAAGAGGGAGAAGTCCATACTCATGAAGAAGCACATGAACATGAGCATATCCTAGACCCACATGTGTGGTTGAGTCCAGTCCTAGCTCAGAAACAAGTAACTGCAATACTTGATGCGTTTGTCAAAGCTGATCCTGCTAATGAAGAAGACTATAGGAAAAATGCAGAGGCATATATAGCACAGCTTCAACAACTAGATGAAGAATTCGAAGCGGGGTTAAAGGATATTAAGTCAAAAGAATTTGTCACTCAACACGCAGCATTTGGATATTTAGCTAAGGAGTATGGATTAACACAAGTTGCGATTGCAGGTCTTTCTCCTGAAGAAGAACCATCTCCGGATAAGATGGTAGATATCGTAAAATTTGCGAAAGAACATAACGTAACAACGATATTCTTCGAAACACTAGCAGATCCCAAAGTAGCAGATACAATAGCTAAAGAGATGGGTGTAAGGACAGATGTTCTGAACCCGATTGAAGGGTTAACGAAAGACGAAACAGATGAACAAATGGATTATATTTCAGTGATGAAGAAGAATCTTGAGGGTCTGATTATTGCTTTAAATGGGTAGATTCCCCACGGTCGTATGCAATAATCATCACTCATTGCTAAATAAGGTTTGTCTTTCCAGATCTAAAAGCAGTGTCTTCATTTCTAATCCGCCACGATAGCCGGTTAATGATCCATTCTTTCCTACTACACGATGACATGGCACGGTGATTAATACTGGATTAGCCCCAATCGCCGCCCCTACAGCCCGAACAGCTGCTGGTTTATTTATCTCATTTGCAATGTCGGAATAGGACTTAGTCTGCCCGTATGGAATTTCACAAAGTGCGTTCCAGACTGCGAGCTGGAACGCTGTTCCATTGTATTCAAATGGAACAGTAAAAGTTTTTCGTTTTCCTTCTAGATACTGGGTGATTTCAATCGCATAGGGTTCAAGCTTTGCATCATCTGCAACAAGGGGACTTCCCGTAAAGCGTTTCTTAGCCCATTCGGACAATTCCTCGAATGGTTTGTTCTGTGAACCGACAAATACAAGTCCCTTAGATGTTGAAGCTATATAAATATTCAACTCATTAAACTTTAGCAAAGACCAATATAGTGTTGGTTTATTCTTTGATTCCATGTTACAATTCCTCCATTTTACTCATTTGACGAAGCCGACGATATTGTGCTGGTGTATGTCCGGTTTTCTTTTTAAACAAAGTAATAAAATAGGGCGTGTTAGGTATACCTACACAAATGGAGATTTCCGCAAGAGCTTTATTTGTTTGAATTAAATATTTTTTAGCCGTGTTTACTCTTACTTGTTGTATATACTCAACTGGCGTGATGCCTTTAATTTTTTTAAACGTTCGATGCATATGATAGGGACTCCCATGAGCAATAGTTGCTAACGTTTCTAGAGTTAATTTTTCTGTGTAATTCTTATCAATGTATTCAGTGATAAGAGCAACCCACTCACTATCTGGCAGTTTCTCATTAGTAGGCTTGCAACGTTTACAAGGGCGAAAGTTTGCATTGAGAGCTTGTTCTGCTATTAGAAAAATACGTACATTTTCCTTTTTCGGAACGCG
Coding sequences within:
- a CDS encoding bifunctional transcriptional activator/DNA repair enzyme AdaA: MPYSISNGFQESHNHGILNDVDMMTNEKWQAIIDNDTSYNNQFFYAVRTTGIFCKPSCKSRVPKKENVRIFLIAEQALNANFRPCKRCKPTNEKLPDSEWVALITEYIDKNYTEKLTLETLATIAHGSPYHMHRTFKKIKGITPVEYIQQVRVNTAKKYLIQTNKALAEISICVGIPNTPYFITLFKKKTGHTPAQYRRLRQMSKMEEL
- a CDS encoding metal ABC transporter substrate-binding protein, whose product is MKSYYKISLVFVALAAILVTGCGKNNVVSTNASNNASTSEGTVQSEQKLKVVTSFYPMYEFSKQVAGDHAEVVVLVPTGTEPHDWEPSAKDMALVSDADIFVYNGIVEEWADKALESASNDKRIVVEASHGIDLMEGEAHDHGDGEEAHEHEEGEVHADEEAHDHEEGEVHTHEEAHEHEHILDPHVWLSPVLAQKQVTAILDAFVKADPANEEDYRKNAEAYIAQLQQLDEEFEAGLKDIKSKEFVTQHAAFGYLAKEYGLTQVAIAGLSPEEEPSPDKMVDIVKFAKEHNVTTIFFETLADPKVADTIAKEMGVRTDVLNPIEGLTKDETDEQMDYISVMKKNLEGLIIALNG
- a CDS encoding metal ABC transporter permease; this encodes MEMLHYDFMQRAFCAGGLIALIASVLGVYLMLRRQALMADMLSHVSLAGVAAGVFFNINPTLTGFVVAVIGAVAVEVVRKFYTTYSEVSIAIIMIGGLSLAVVLMSMNTGVSKSFTSYLFGSVVAVSQTELWLMVFVALIGGVFFYLFRRPLYQMTFDEETAKSAGLPVQWLSLGFSIMTGMIVAAAMPIVGVLLVSSLIVLPAALAIRIARSFNTALIISMVIGLIGVFSGLTASYELGTPPGGTIALLLFMILIIGIMVKKIVRKIH
- the adaB gene encoding methylated-DNA--[protein]-cysteine S-methyltransferase, which gives rise to MESKNKPTLYWSLLKFNELNIYIASTSKGLVFVGSQNKPFEELSEWAKKRFTGSPLVADDAKLEPYAIEITQYLEGKRKTFTVPFEYNGTAFQLAVWNALCEIPYGQTKSYSDIANEINKPAAVRAVGAAIGANPVLITVPCHRVVGKNGSLTGYRGGLEMKTLLLDLERQTLFSNE